The DNA segment CGAGACGGTCTGCTCGCCCTTGGTGGCAACCTGAAGACCGACCGACCCGGCCCGCATCCGTTCCCGGAGGTCAACACCTGGACCTTCACCGCCCACCATCAATTCAAGGCGCTTTATCCGTCGGAACACCGGAGCGTCTACCTGATGGTCCAGCGGCTCCACCCCCACCCGTATCTCTCGCTCTTTAATGGGCCGGATGCCGGGGCCACGACCGCCATGCGAGACAGCTCGACCGTCTCGCTCCAGGCTCTTTATCTGCTCAACAACACGTTCGTCCACGACCAGGCCGAGCGGTTCGCCGGCCGGCTCGTGACCAGCATGGCCGACCCGGACGCCCGGCTCCAACAGGCATATCTGCTCGCCTTCGGCCGTAGGCCGACCGACAACGAACGCGAGCGGGCCGAAACCTTCCTTGCCCAGTATCAGGCCAGCCTGATCTCGGAAGGCTGCGCCGACGATCGCTGCGAGTCGGAAGCCTGGTCGGCCCTGGCCCGCGCCATGTTCGCCTCGAATGAATTTTTCCACGTGGACTGATTGATCGCCGTGATGCTCGATGCTCGACGGAGGGCCCTCGCCGATGGCGTTTGAACCGATCGACCGCCGAACCATGCTCCGCCGCGCCTCCGCATTTGCCACGGCCGGCGGATTGGGATTGTATCGTCAGCTCTCGATTGCCGCCGCCGCCAACGAGGGGCACCCGCTCGCCCCTCGCCCCGGCCACTTCCCGAGCAAGGCGAAGCATCTGATCATCTTCTTCATGACCGGCGGCTTCTCGCATCTCGACACGTTCGACTACAAGCCGCAACTCCAGGCCGACCACGACAAGGAGGTCGGCAAGCGCAAGGTCCTGGCCTCCCCCTACTCGTTCCGCCCCCGGGGCGAGTCGGGCAAGATGGTCAGCGAGCTGTTCGAGCACGTCGGCGGCGTGATCGACGACTTCTGCTTCCTGCACACCGTCCACGGCGACTCGGCCGGGCACTCGGCCGCCACCCTGGGCATGCACACCGGGTCGGTCACGATCCCGTTGCCGAGCATCGGCTCGTGGGTCAGCTACGGCCTGGGGACGCTCAATACGAACCTGCCCTCGTTCGTCGTCCTGGCAGGCAAGGAGCCTTACAACGGTTTCCAGGTCTGGGACTCGAACTTCCTGCCCGCCTATCACAAGGGGGTCCGCGTGATCCCCGGTGACAACCCCCTGCCCGACGTCAAGAGCCCGGTCGAATCCGTCTCGCGTCGGGAGCTTGAAGGCTTGATGCTCCGCGACCTGAACGAGGCTCACCTCTCTCGTCGCGACGGCGACGCCATGCTCGCCTCTCGGATGGCCACCTTCGACACCGCCTACGGCCTGATGCGCGAGGCTCCCGAAGCCTTCGATCTCGGCGGCGAAACATCCGAAACCCTTGATCTTTACGGGGCCGGCACCGACGACCCCAGTTCCTTCGCCGCCCAGTGCCTGACCGCCCGGCGGCTGGTCGAGCGCGGTGTCCGCGTGGTCGAGTTGTTCGACGTCGGCTCCAACACCAACTGGGACAGCCACAACAACATCGACGACCACCGCAAGCTGTCCAAGAACATCGACCAGCCGATCGCCGCCCTCATTACCGACCTGAAGCGCCGCGGAATGCTCGACGATACGCTCATCGTCGGCTGCTCCGAGTTCGGCCGGACCCCCTGGCAGGATCTCACCCCGGTCGGTCGCGGACACCATAGCCGCTGCTTCACCTGCTTCCTGGCCGGTGGCGGCGTCAAGGGAGGCTTCAGCTACGGCGTCTCCGACGAGTACGGCAACGCCCCGGCCGAAAACCCGGTCCACGTCCACGACTTCCACGCGACGATCCTGCACCTGATGGGCATGGATCACACCCGCCTGACCTACCGCTACTCCGGCCGCGACTACCGCCTGACCGACGTTCACGGCAACGTCGTGCACGACATCATCGCCTGAGCAATCGGCCAACAACCCGCAGGGATCGGGCCGGGTGGATGACCCTCCCCCGTTTCCGATCCCCTTTGGCCAAATCCGCTCGACCCACAACGTCAACACGCCCAGCTCCGGAGATCATCTCCAGGGCTGGGCGTGTGTGGTTTGGTCAAGGCATTTCTGAGCAAGCGGAGAGGGGGGGATTCGAACCCCCGATACCGGTTTCCCAGTATAACGGTTTAGCAAACCGTCGCTTTCAACCACTCAGCCACCTCTCCAGGTGGGGTTCGGACAGGCTCTTGGAAGCCGTGGCGAACCACGACAGTATTATCGAAGATCCAGGGCGGGTGTCAACGCGCGACTCGTTGGATTTTTTTCTCCATCGCGCCCACCGGCGCCGTTCGGCGGCGACTGGGATTGACCCTCGAAGGGGGGGCGATAGAGTCTCAAACGGACTTGAAGGAGGCTCGATCCCGCAAGACCGGCCAGAGAAAGGACGGAGCGTCGTGGAATCCGATCACCCGCAGCGGCCCCAGCAGACTTCCGATCGTCGCGCCAGAAGGCTTCGAAGGCTCAAGCGACTGGCCGTGGTGCTGCTCGTGCTGCTCGTGGCTTCGGCGGCGGTGTTCCACCGGGCCTTGTTCCTGGGCAATGTGGGGGCGGTCGATCCGGGCAAGGTCTACCGATGCGCCCAGCCGAAGGGCAACCTCGACGACCTGATCGCCGAGCTTCAGCCCGGTTCGATTCTAAACCTTCGGGGCGGCTGGTACACCGATTCCTGGTACGCGGCCGAGGTCGAGGCGACGGAACAGGCCGGCATCGACTTCTACGACTTCCCCATGAAGGCCACTCGGCGGCCCAGCCGGGCGGAACTCTTGACGCTGATCGACCTGCTCGACCGTTGCCGCTATCCCCTGGTCATCCACTGCAAGTCGGGCGCCGATCGGACCGGCCTGGCCAGTGCGCTGTATCGCCTGGTGGTCCTGGGGCACTCGCCCGACGAGGCGCTCGAAGAATTCTCGATCTTCTACACCCATATCCCCCTCGCCGGACCCGAGCGCCTGCACGAGCCGTTCAAGGAGTACCGCGACTGGCTCCAGGTCGAGGGCAAGACGCACGAGCCAAGTCTCTTCCGCGATTGGGTCGCGCACCACTTCCGCGATGAGGGCTCGGCCGAGAACACCCTGATCGCTCCCTTAACGCCCGGCCCGCGCATGGGACCGCCGCCGGCCTCGCTCGCCTCCGAGCCGAACAGGCCGAAGGGGTAATTCGGATCGAACTGCCGCGAGACGCCGATCACGTCGAGCATCCCTGGAGTCCCTGGGCGATCCGAACCGATGCGATCGACTGCGACGGCGCGGATCAGCGCGATCCGAACCAGGCCGTCTCGTTCGCAAATCGGGATGGACCAGGGAGGGTCGCCGTCATGCTCCGGGGTTTCGCTCACGTCGTGATCACGCTGGTCGGGTTGGGATCGGTGGTCGGCTCGGTGGCGATCGGACAAGGATCGGGGGCGATGATCCCCCCTCCCCCCGAAAGACTGGTGGTGCGGACGCTCGATGATCTCGTCCGGCTCGATCCGGTCGCGCTCGAAAGCCTCTACCGGCAATCACCTCCCGCCCCGATTCCCAACGGCCCGGTCACGGGGCGCCCGGTCATTCTGCCCGGCTCGATCATGGCCGTACCGGCCTCGAAGGTCGGTCGGGCGGTCTGGCAAGGTAAGATTTTCGACCCTGCGCAAGGGATGGCCGTCAATCGCTTCTTCGGGATCGAGGCCATCCACGGCGAACTTTCCTACGGCCATTCCTGGCTCGACGGCGGCCCTGCTCTGATCCTCGACTACGAACGAACCTCCCGCCTCTACGGGCCATACCGGGACGAACTCCGAGAGGTCGCCCCCGGCCTGATCCTCGGCCTGATGTACGATCGACGCCCCCCGTGCCCGAAGCGGACGCGGTTCTTTGCGCTCGATTACGGCTGCACCCCGGCGCACTGAGCGCCGCGGTCAGGTTGCGATCACATCAACGCGACCGACGAACCGGTCATCCGTTCGTCTTAATCGGTTCGAGGTCATGGAAGCGAATCATCACGCACGGGCCGGCGGTCGGATCGGGCCTTGCGCCCCTCAGACCGCCACCAGCGCCGGTTCTACCTCATCAACCGTGTCCACGATCAGCGAGGCGATCAGCCACTCGATCGGCAAGCCAAGCGCCTTGGCTTCCTCCTGAACCTGGGCGAACAGTTCCGGCGACAGCGTGACCGACAGTTCCGAGGCATTCGAGTTCATCGTCGTGACTCCTCAGCGAAGCCCGCGGAGCGGGAGACGCGGCTCAGACAGAATGGCCTGCCAACGTCCCAGGGTGATGGGAAATGCCATGCACTCAGGCATGGCTCATTCATTACTCCCAGAGCGTCGTTCCGTGACAGTGATTTGTCAAGGTTGCCACCCTAAGAGTTGCATTGAGCGTGCCAACGGCGGACGACAATCCACCGGATTCGGGCCGAATGGCCATGAACAGGATACGGCCGGTGGAGTGACAGACGTGTTGTAGGTCTTGGACGCTTCAACGTCTCGAAAGATTCCAAAAAATTCGATCGAGGCCCGGCTCATCGCAACGAACCCCTTTTCAGGGCCATCGCTGGCGGTACGTAAGCCCGCTGAGCTGAGTGGCTCCGTCCGCAGGATCGGAGCGGATCGAATCGCGTCCCGCGCAATCTCCCACGACGCGATCACCGAGTCAAAGGGGGGAAAACGGAAGGGACCGCTGATCGGTCTCGTGCGAGGAGAACCAGATGTGACTTGTGCAAGAGTCGATTGTTCTGTCATGATGACACGCTGCTGGTCAGAATAGTTCGATCTGTTGGTGGTCTCGGTGTCGTGCCCGCGGACCACTTCCTCTCGTCATGCCCATAGCCCCAGACGTCGACCCGAGCTGGGTCAGCGTTCCGCGCTTGCCTTCCTGATTCGGCGCTGACTCCATCAACGGGGGTCGCTGAGACTGGCTCCCTCGGTGTCAGTTCACTCGCCATCTGTGGAGTGCTGCCATGAAGCCGACCTGGGCGAAGTTCCAAGCCGAGTTCCTCGACTATGTCAACTATCCTGATTCCGATGCGGTCAAAACGCTCATCGGTGGCGGAATTGATGCGGATTACATCACGAACACCTGCGCCATTCGGCTCAGCCGAGGGCTGAATGAAAGCGGCGTGCCCTTGCCCGCCCGTCGCAATGGCCTCTTGACGGTTCGAGGAGGCGACAAGAAGTACTACGCCCTGCGGGTGGCGGAGATGCGGACCTGGCTTCCGCTCATGCTCGGCAAGCCCGCCGTGGATCATCGAAAAAAGGCCGGCACGGCGTTTGATCCGAAGACGCTCTCGGCCCTGAAAGGGATCATCGCCTTCGACATCCGATTCTCGGACGCCACCGGGCAT comes from the Tautonia marina genome and includes:
- a CDS encoding DUF1501 domain-containing protein, producing the protein MAFEPIDRRTMLRRASAFATAGGLGLYRQLSIAAAANEGHPLAPRPGHFPSKAKHLIIFFMTGGFSHLDTFDYKPQLQADHDKEVGKRKVLASPYSFRPRGESGKMVSELFEHVGGVIDDFCFLHTVHGDSAGHSAATLGMHTGSVTIPLPSIGSWVSYGLGTLNTNLPSFVVLAGKEPYNGFQVWDSNFLPAYHKGVRVIPGDNPLPDVKSPVESVSRRELEGLMLRDLNEAHLSRRDGDAMLASRMATFDTAYGLMREAPEAFDLGGETSETLDLYGAGTDDPSSFAAQCLTARRLVERGVRVVELFDVGSNTNWDSHNNIDDHRKLSKNIDQPIAALITDLKRRGMLDDTLIVGCSEFGRTPWQDLTPVGRGHHSRCFTCFLAGGGVKGGFSYGVSDEYGNAPAENPVHVHDFHATILHLMGMDHTRLTYRYSGRDYRLTDVHGNVVHDIIA
- a CDS encoding tyrosine-protein phosphatase, whose product is MESDHPQRPQQTSDRRARRLRRLKRLAVVLLVLLVASAAVFHRALFLGNVGAVDPGKVYRCAQPKGNLDDLIAELQPGSILNLRGGWYTDSWYAAEVEATEQAGIDFYDFPMKATRRPSRAELLTLIDLLDRCRYPLVIHCKSGADRTGLASALYRLVVLGHSPDEALEEFSIFYTHIPLAGPERLHEPFKEYRDWLQVEGKTHEPSLFRDWVAHHFRDEGSAENTLIAPLTPGPRMGPPPASLASEPNRPKG
- a CDS encoding type VI secretion system amidase effector protein Tae4, translated to MKPTWAKFQAEFLDYVNYPDSDAVKTLIGGGIDADYITNTCAIRLSRGLNESGVPLPARRNGLLTVRGGDKKYYALRVAEMRTWLPLMLGKPAVDHRKKAGTAFDPKTLSALKGIIAFDIRFSDATGHLDSWDGSTFSSEYRVSDYWTPATRITLWALS